In Providencia zhijiangensis, a single window of DNA contains:
- a CDS encoding DUF488 domain-containing protein, with protein MIYCKRVYDPCSPQDGYRILVDRLWPRGIKKVDLQCDEWNKAVAPSNELRKWFHQHTDQFEQFVTQYQQELQQNDAWHAVSAKAQQGDITLLYSAKDTQHNQALVLKAFIEEKLKERKE; from the coding sequence ATGATTTACTGTAAACGAGTCTATGACCCTTGTAGCCCTCAAGATGGTTATCGCATTTTGGTGGATAGACTGTGGCCTCGCGGGATCAAAAAGGTAGATTTGCAGTGTGATGAATGGAACAAAGCGGTTGCGCCCTCCAATGAATTGCGCAAATGGTTTCATCAACATACTGACCAGTTTGAGCAGTTTGTGACGCAATATCAGCAAGAACTACAGCAAAATGATGCATGGCACGCCGTATCTGCGAAAGCGCAGCAAGGGGACATCACGTTGTTATATAGCGCCAAAGATACGCAACATAATCAGGCATTGGTACTGAAAGCTTTTATCGAAGAAAAACTCAAAGAACGTAAAGAATAA
- a CDS encoding DUF2569 family protein, which yields MDVNLSSNPESLPAAQMPVQSHTKPQKSLQGIGGWLILPLLGQLYMLGNLVKMMVNDIAEVQGAWSLATNPASDFYMSGFASGFYAVQLSLGVIIALMVGSLIAVFKKKSMVKWLFIITMMLYVAVIGASRIAFPVAFHLEIDYSYITSFFNGSFYCLIWVPYFLVSARVKNTFVN from the coding sequence ATGGATGTGAATTTATCATCTAATCCCGAATCATTGCCCGCGGCTCAAATGCCGGTGCAGAGTCATACTAAACCTCAAAAATCCCTCCAAGGGATTGGTGGCTGGCTGATTTTACCTCTGTTAGGTCAGCTGTATATGCTGGGTAATTTGGTCAAAATGATGGTGAATGATATTGCTGAGGTTCAAGGTGCTTGGTCGCTGGCAACAAACCCAGCATCGGACTTTTATATGTCTGGTTTTGCCTCTGGGTTTTATGCTGTTCAGCTCAGCCTTGGGGTGATTATCGCATTAATGGTGGGGTCATTAATTGCTGTGTTTAAAAAGAAGTCTATGGTTAAGTGGCTGTTTATCATTACGATGATGCTCTATGTTGCGGTAATTGGCGCCTCTCGCATCGCTTTTCCCGTCGCGTTTCACCTCGAAATCGACTATAGCTACATTACTAGCTTTTTTAATGGCAGTTTTTATTGCTTGATTTGGGTTCCTTATTTTCTGGTTTCTGCCCGCGTAAAAAATACCTTTGTGAATTAA
- the glpD gene encoding glycerol-3-phosphate dehydrogenase has translation METKDLIVIGGGINGAGIAADAAGRGLSVLLLESQDLASATSSASSKLIHGGLRYLEHYEFRLVSEALAEREVLLRLAPHIAFPMRFRLPHQPHLRPAWMIRIGLFLYDHLGKRVSLPSSKSLKFNQNSVLKPELTKGFEYSDCWVDDARLVVLNAQEVVRKNGEVRTRTKVTRAYREDGLWVVEAQDLRTGETHTWKAKGLVNATGPWVKEFFDDGLKLKSPYGIRLIKGSHIVVPRAHDEPQAYILQNEDNRIVFVIPWMDEFSIIGTTDVEYKGDPKDVKIDENEVNYLLKVYNDHFKKQLTKQDIVWDYSGVRPLCDDESDSPQAITRDYTLDVHDEDGKAPLLSVFGGKLTTYRKLAEAAVGKLAAYYPHAGEPWTKNGQLPGGDIEGCDRDGYARVLTRHYPWLPEGLALRYARTYGSNSKLILAGANSLSDLGEAFGANVYEAELRYLVENEWVVELDDAIWRRTKLGMWLNDAEKQRIAQWLAEHTKVAVTA, from the coding sequence ATGGAAACGAAAGACTTGATTGTAATTGGCGGCGGAATCAACGGCGCTGGTATTGCGGCTGATGCTGCTGGGCGTGGATTATCTGTACTGCTGCTTGAATCTCAAGACTTAGCGAGTGCAACTTCATCTGCAAGTTCGAAACTGATCCACGGTGGTTTACGCTACCTCGAACATTATGAATTTAGACTGGTGAGTGAAGCACTTGCAGAGCGTGAAGTCCTATTACGACTGGCTCCGCACATCGCATTCCCAATGCGCTTCCGTCTACCTCATCAGCCTCACTTACGCCCAGCTTGGATGATCCGTATCGGCCTGTTCCTGTACGATCATTTAGGCAAACGCGTTAGTCTGCCAAGCAGCAAGAGCTTAAAGTTCAACCAAAATTCCGTCTTAAAACCTGAACTAACCAAAGGTTTCGAATACTCAGATTGCTGGGTTGATGATGCGCGTTTAGTGGTATTGAACGCTCAAGAAGTGGTTCGTAAAAACGGTGAAGTTCGCACTCGCACAAAAGTGACTCGCGCATACCGTGAAGATGGTCTTTGGGTGGTTGAAGCTCAAGACTTACGTACTGGCGAAACTCATACTTGGAAAGCTAAAGGTCTAGTTAACGCAACAGGACCTTGGGTTAAAGAGTTCTTCGATGACGGCTTAAAACTGAAATCCCCTTATGGTATTCGTCTGATCAAAGGCAGCCATATCGTGGTTCCACGCGCTCACGATGAACCACAAGCCTATATCCTGCAAAACGAAGATAACCGAATCGTCTTTGTGATCCCTTGGATGGATGAATTCTCAATTATCGGTACCACCGATGTTGAATACAAAGGGGATCCTAAAGATGTGAAAATTGACGAAAACGAAGTCAATTATCTGCTGAAAGTGTATAACGACCACTTCAAAAAACAGCTGACCAAACAAGATATTGTGTGGGATTACTCTGGTGTTCGCCCTCTGTGTGATGACGAGTCAGACTCTCCACAAGCTATCACTCGTGACTACACTTTAGATGTTCACGATGAAGATGGTAAAGCGCCATTGCTGTCAGTCTTCGGTGGTAAATTAACCACTTATCGTAAACTGGCTGAAGCGGCTGTAGGTAAATTAGCGGCATACTATCCACATGCTGGCGAGCCTTGGACTAAAAACGGCCAATTACCGGGTGGCGATATCGAAGGTTGTGACCGCGATGGTTATGCGCGCGTATTAACCCGGCATTACCCATGGCTCCCAGAAGGCTTAGCACTGCGTTACGCAAGAACTTACGGCAGCAACAGTAAGTTGATTTTAGCGGGCGCAAACTCACTGTCTGATTTAGGTGAAGCATTCGGCGCAAACGTCTATGAAGCCGAATTACGCTACTTAGTCGAAAATGAGTGGGTTGTAGAATTAGACGATGCAATTTGGCGTCGTACCAAATTGGGCATGTGGCTGAACGACGCTGAGAAACAGCGCATTGCACAATGGCTTGCAGAGCACACAAAAGTGGCTGTGACAGCATAA
- the glpG gene encoding rhomboid family intramembrane serine protease GlpG has protein sequence MIHIISFENPRMAQAFVDYMAGKNIQLQFHPSNDQQHYELWLDDEQHAEQVRQELEAFLRNPNDPRYLEASWQTGRTDAQFQYRNYLTFSYLKQQSGPLTIAVILLSIAVYLWVTLTDPRVVLYYLGWPIGDQQSELWRWISPAFVHFSISHIGFNLALWWFLAGQVEKKMGTGKLFTILLVSALFSNWGQSLFSENNFGGLSGVVYALVSYVWITGERRPEIGIGIPRGLMVFSIIWLFFGYFDLLGMDIANAAHTSGLIIGLLMGIWDNRLSFKHQGSK, from the coding sequence ATGATCCACATTATCTCTTTTGAAAACCCACGGATGGCTCAAGCGTTTGTCGATTATATGGCAGGAAAAAATATCCAACTACAATTCCATCCATCCAACGACCAACAACATTATGAACTTTGGCTCGATGATGAGCAGCATGCGGAGCAAGTTCGCCAAGAGCTAGAAGCCTTTTTGCGCAACCCTAATGACCCTCGCTATCTCGAAGCCAGTTGGCAAACGGGTCGTACAGACGCCCAATTTCAATATCGTAACTATCTGACATTCAGTTATTTAAAACAGCAATCCGGCCCATTGACTATCGCCGTTATTTTGCTGTCTATCGCAGTCTATCTTTGGGTCACCCTGACAGATCCCCGTGTCGTTCTATACTATCTAGGTTGGCCTATTGGTGATCAGCAAAGCGAATTGTGGCGTTGGATAAGCCCAGCGTTCGTTCACTTTTCTATTTCGCACATCGGTTTCAACCTTGCGCTCTGGTGGTTTTTGGCCGGGCAAGTTGAGAAAAAAATGGGCACAGGAAAACTGTTCACCATTTTATTAGTCTCCGCATTATTCAGTAACTGGGGTCAATCCCTATTCAGTGAGAACAACTTTGGCGGTTTATCCGGTGTCGTTTATGCACTGGTTAGCTATGTTTGGATCACTGGCGAACGTCGCCCAGAAATCGGTATCGGCATCCCTCGCGGGCTCATGGTATTCTCGATTATCTGGTTATTCTTCGGTTACTTTGACCTGCTCGGTATGGACATTGCTAATGCCGCACATACTTCAGGGTTAATTATCGGATTATTGATGGGAATATGGGATAATAGGCTCAGTTTTAAACACCAAGGTTCCAAATAG
- a CDS encoding DUF2569 domain-containing protein — translation MNAENNEMLPAPKPKPELNGIGGWLILPLLGVIFSALFMPFRLWHHNQEVIEYWSELTSPGSDYFIPLFKEVIYFETVGNAIIYGTVLYLCYLFFTKKKLIIKVYAFFQIFSLAVMVFDLVLANQLLDLEIDSNDIRELIRGLFGCFVWVPYFFVSVRVRNTFIN, via the coding sequence ATGAACGCAGAAAATAATGAAATGCTCCCTGCGCCAAAGCCTAAGCCTGAATTAAATGGCATCGGTGGATGGTTAATTCTCCCCTTGCTTGGGGTGATTTTTTCGGCGCTATTTATGCCGTTTAGACTTTGGCATCATAATCAAGAAGTGATTGAATACTGGAGCGAATTGACGTCCCCAGGTTCAGATTATTTCATTCCGCTATTCAAAGAAGTGATATATTTTGAAACGGTTGGTAACGCGATTATTTACGGTACAGTTCTGTATCTTTGTTATCTCTTTTTCACTAAGAAAAAATTAATTATTAAGGTGTATGCCTTTTTCCAAATTTTTTCATTGGCTGTGATGGTTTTTGATTTGGTGCTTGCCAATCAATTGTTAGACCTCGAAATAGATTCCAATGATATTCGTGAATTGATACGAGGGTTATTTGGTTGTTTTGTCTGGGTGCCTTACTTTTTTGTCTCTGTGCGTGTTCGCAATACGTTTATTAATTAG
- a CDS encoding ATP-binding cassette domain-containing protein: MTIANPTLACHFSQLTIEFDQSALFPPLSSSLFRQKNALIGHNGRGKSVLMRLLAQQLPPTHGKVDWHLPIIHVDQLNRLTGNTLAQALGIDALWQAFSRIEQGLGTMTDFELTEDNWHLPATWEMLLASAQLTASMDAPIEQLSGGERTRLALCRAFLHTDHFLLLDEPDNHLDQQGRQWLSEKLSQHKAGCLVISHNRHLLEKMDAIFELTDKGLVEYGGNYTLYDEQKTFAINAIEAEGEQLEKQIRQEKKQQQATLQKAAQRRKQGENIRYGGSQSLLLLDMQKNRAEKRQSNVAERHQRVLGELQHQHQQNQDKVSHIQPQKMVLNYQSEGGKMRIFVSQLTLPYGQTKPLSFTAYSGEHWHIQGRNGSGKSTLLKVLANQLQALSGECRISGDFCYLDQHLNLLEKSLPVAEALYQYQPAISVEQWRTQLGMLRIRGDKSLLPLCQLSGGEQLKATLLALTHSPHPPAVLLLDEPDNHLDLDSKQLLEGLLRDYQGTLLLVSHDEAFVEQCNITHDLQLGG, translated from the coding sequence ATGACAATAGCTAACCCTACTCTCGCATGCCATTTTTCACAATTAACCATCGAGTTCGACCAATCCGCACTCTTTCCACCATTGAGTAGTAGCTTATTTCGCCAAAAAAATGCGCTAATTGGTCACAATGGTCGTGGAAAATCCGTATTAATGCGATTACTTGCCCAACAACTCCCCCCCACTCACGGCAAAGTTGATTGGCATTTACCGATAATTCATGTGGATCAACTCAACCGCTTAACGGGTAATACCCTTGCTCAAGCACTAGGTATTGATGCACTTTGGCAAGCCTTTTCACGCATTGAACAAGGTCTTGGCACCATGACCGATTTCGAGCTAACGGAAGATAATTGGCATCTGCCTGCAACATGGGAAATGCTGCTAGCGTCTGCGCAGCTAACAGCATCAATGGATGCCCCTATTGAACAACTGAGCGGCGGTGAACGCACTCGCTTAGCACTATGTCGTGCATTTTTACATACTGACCATTTTCTTTTACTCGACGAACCCGACAACCACCTTGACCAACAAGGACGCCAATGGCTAAGTGAAAAACTCAGTCAGCACAAAGCCGGCTGTTTAGTCATCAGCCATAACCGGCATCTTCTTGAAAAGATGGACGCTATTTTTGAATTAACCGACAAAGGCTTAGTGGAATACGGCGGAAATTACACCCTGTATGATGAGCAAAAAACCTTTGCTATCAATGCCATTGAAGCAGAAGGCGAACAGCTTGAAAAACAGATCCGCCAAGAGAAAAAACAGCAGCAAGCCACCCTACAAAAAGCCGCCCAACGGCGTAAACAAGGTGAAAATATTCGCTATGGTGGTTCTCAATCCTTACTGTTACTCGATATGCAGAAAAACCGAGCCGAAAAAAGGCAATCTAATGTGGCGGAACGTCACCAGCGTGTATTAGGCGAATTACAGCATCAACATCAGCAGAATCAAGACAAAGTCAGCCATATTCAGCCGCAAAAAATGGTACTCAATTACCAAAGCGAAGGCGGGAAAATGCGCATTTTTGTCTCCCAATTGACGCTACCTTATGGGCAAACGAAGCCACTTTCATTTACCGCCTATAGCGGTGAACACTGGCACATCCAAGGTCGCAATGGTTCGGGAAAATCTACCTTATTAAAAGTGTTGGCAAATCAGTTGCAGGCGCTGTCTGGAGAGTGCCGCATCAGCGGTGATTTTTGCTATTTAGACCAACATCTGAATCTTTTGGAGAAGTCATTACCAGTTGCCGAGGCACTCTATCAATATCAGCCAGCGATTTCCGTAGAGCAGTGGCGCACTCAATTGGGTATGTTACGTATTCGAGGGGATAAATCGTTACTGCCGTTGTGCCAGCTCAGTGGTGGCGAGCAGCTCAAAGCGACGCTCCTAGCTCTGACGCATAGCCCTCATCCTCCCGCTGTTTTACTGCTCGATGAGCCAGACAATCACTTAGATTTAGATTCAAAACAGCTATTGGAAGGGCTATTACGGGATTACCAAGGGACACTGTTACTGGTTTCTCACGATGAAGCATTCGTGGAACAGTGCAATATTACCCATGATTTACAACTAGGCGGTTAA
- the glpE gene encoding thiosulfate sulfurtransferase GlpE, producing the protein MDHFETLTPEQAYQHWLDGTAILVDVRDPQSFRAGHATGAYHLTNESLHPFVEKTDYEQTIMVMCYHGHSSQGAAQYLINIGFESVYSINGGFEAWSREYPQAITAL; encoded by the coding sequence ATGGACCATTTTGAGACACTAACACCCGAACAAGCTTATCAGCACTGGTTAGATGGCACTGCTATCCTTGTCGATGTTCGCGATCCCCAAAGTTTTCGTGCTGGTCACGCGACAGGCGCTTATCACTTAACCAATGAGTCACTTCACCCGTTTGTCGAAAAAACAGATTACGAACAAACGATTATGGTGATGTGCTACCACGGTCACAGCAGCCAAGGCGCGGCGCAATACTTAATTAATATTGGTTTTGAATCTGTATATAGCATTAATGGCGGATTTGAGGCATGGTCACGAGAATACCCACAAGCCATTACGGCGCTCTAA
- a CDS encoding DeoR/GlpR family transcriptional regulator → MKQTQRHDAIVELVRLQGYVSTEELVEQFEVSPQTIRRDLNDLAEQNKILRHHGGAALPSSSVNTAYNDRKTMWSEEKARIAQRVASQIPDGATLFIDIGTTPEAVAHALVNHKNLRVVTNNLNVATLLMAKEDFRLILAGGEVRSRDGGIVGEATLDFISQFRLDYGILGISGIDMDGSLLEFDYHEVRTKRAIIENSRHVMLVTDHSKFGRNAMVNLGNMNLINTLFTTQAPPASILKVIEQHNVQLELC, encoded by the coding sequence GTGAAACAAACCCAGAGACATGATGCAATTGTTGAACTTGTGCGTCTTCAGGGATATGTCAGTACTGAAGAACTTGTCGAGCAGTTTGAGGTTAGCCCTCAGACCATTCGCCGAGACCTCAATGATCTTGCTGAACAAAATAAAATCCTACGACACCATGGTGGAGCAGCCTTGCCTTCGAGTTCCGTCAATACCGCCTACAATGACCGCAAAACCATGTGGTCTGAGGAAAAAGCGCGTATTGCTCAACGTGTGGCAAGCCAAATTCCTGACGGCGCAACCCTATTTATTGATATTGGTACAACTCCAGAGGCTGTCGCCCACGCATTGGTTAATCATAAAAACCTGCGCGTCGTGACCAACAACCTGAACGTTGCAACATTACTCATGGCAAAAGAGGATTTTCGTTTGATCCTCGCAGGCGGTGAAGTTCGCTCGCGTGATGGTGGGATTGTCGGTGAAGCCACCCTCGACTTTATCTCTCAGTTTAGGCTGGATTATGGCATTCTGGGGATCAGTGGAATTGATATGGACGGCTCATTGCTTGAATTTGATTACCATGAAGTTCGCACCAAGCGCGCGATTATTGAAAACTCTCGCCATGTCATGTTGGTTACCGACCACTCCAAATTTGGCCGAAATGCGATGGTGAATTTAGGTAATATGAATTTAATCAATACCTTATTTACCACCCAAGCACCTCCAGCCAGTATCCTAAAGGTTATCGAACAGCATAACGTTCAATTAGAGCTCTGCTAG